In the genome of Actinomycetota bacterium, one region contains:
- the gltA gene encoding NADPH-dependent glutamate synthase, with protein MPCQDPSARARNFQEVALGLEIEQALAEAYRCIYCTKPDCISGCPVGIDIPGFVHKVEAGDLAGAAAILRESTLLPAVCGRVCPQEEQCEAVCKVGRGKATKGPVAIGRLERYVADWERAQGNAPAPVIADPTGKSVAIVGSGPAGLACAADLARAGHKVVIFEALHKPGGVLVYGIPEFRLPKAIVAAEIEGLQRMGVEIICNFVVGLTRTVDELLEEFDSIFVGAGAGLPYFMDIPGENLGGVYSANEYLTRVNLMGAYDFPNNDTPVVRGKRVAVVGGGNVAMDAARCALRLGADEVRLIYRRSADEMPARAEEIHHAEEEGVVFTMLTNPLRYLGDERGRVTGVECLKMELGEPGPDGRRKPVEVPGSEHLYAADTVVVAIGNGPNPLVPRTTPGLETNRGKIVAQGETGKTSVKGVFAGGDIVLGAATVILAMGAGRDAARAINEYLETGNW; from the coding sequence ATGCCGTGCCAGGATCCGTCCGCGCGCGCGCGCAACTTCCAGGAAGTCGCGCTCGGACTCGAGATCGAGCAGGCTCTCGCCGAGGCTTACCGCTGCATCTATTGCACCAAGCCCGACTGCATCAGCGGCTGCCCGGTTGGGATCGACATCCCCGGCTTCGTACACAAGGTCGAGGCCGGCGACCTCGCCGGTGCTGCGGCGATCCTTCGTGAGTCCACGCTGTTGCCCGCCGTGTGCGGTCGCGTGTGTCCGCAGGAAGAGCAGTGCGAGGCTGTGTGCAAGGTTGGACGCGGCAAGGCCACCAAGGGCCCGGTCGCGATCGGGCGCCTGGAGCGCTACGTCGCCGACTGGGAACGCGCGCAAGGCAACGCTCCCGCGCCGGTCATCGCCGACCCGACAGGCAAGAGCGTCGCGATCGTCGGCAGCGGTCCCGCGGGCCTCGCGTGTGCCGCCGACCTGGCGCGCGCCGGCCACAAAGTCGTCATCTTTGAAGCCCTCCACAAGCCCGGCGGCGTGCTCGTGTACGGCATCCCCGAGTTCCGTCTGCCCAAGGCAATCGTTGCCGCCGAGATCGAGGGCCTGCAGCGCATGGGCGTCGAGATCATCTGCAACTTCGTCGTCGGCCTCACGCGCACGGTGGACGAGCTGCTGGAGGAGTTCGACTCGATCTTCGTCGGCGCCGGCGCAGGACTGCCCTACTTCATGGACATCCCCGGCGAGAACCTCGGCGGCGTGTACTCGGCCAACGAGTACCTCACGCGCGTGAACCTGATGGGCGCCTACGACTTCCCGAACAACGACACGCCGGTCGTGCGCGGCAAGCGTGTCGCGGTGGTCGGCGGCGGCAACGTCGCCATGGACGCCGCACGCTGCGCGCTGCGTTTGGGCGCCGACGAAGTGCGGTTGATCTACCGCCGTTCGGCCGACGAGATGCCGGCGCGCGCCGAGGAGATCCACCACGCGGAGGAAGAGGGCGTGGTCTTCACCATGCTCACCAACCCACTGCGCTACCTCGGCGACGAGCGCGGGCGAGTCACCGGCGTCGAGTGCTTGAAGATGGAACTTGGCGAACCCGGCCCCGACGGCCGACGCAAGCCCGTCGAGGTTCCCGGAAGCGAGCACCTGTACGCCGCCGACACCGTCGTGGTCGCCATCGGCAACGGCCCCAACCCCTTGGTGCCGCGCACCACGCCGGGCCTGGAGACCAACCGCGGCAAGATCGTCGCGCAAGGCGAAACCGGCAAGACCTCCGTCAAAGGCGTCTTCGCCGGCGGCGACATTGTGCTGGGTGCCGCCACGGTGATCCTGGCCATGGGCGCCGGCCGCGACGCCGCGCGCGCGATCAACGAATACCTAGAAACCGGCAACTGGTAG
- a CDS encoding sulfide/dihydroorotate dehydrogenase-like FAD/NAD-binding protein, with amino-acid sequence MQIFKDAHRILERRDLAPKVTLYRVHAPNVAASRKAGQFVIIRVAEGGERIPLTIADADPAQGSITLVVQEVGTSTARLAALKEGDVIADVAGPLGSPTHIENLTTVVCVGGGIGIAPVHPIAQAYKAAGARVISVLCARTSDLLFFRDEMAAASDEVRVYTDDGSEGKKGLATDAIRDLVAEYGTIDQVVAIGPVPMMKFVSLTTKELNIPTAVSLNPVMVDGTGMCGGCRVTVGGHARFVCVDGPEFDGHEVDFDEMTRRQALYKEEEAESLQHFHACASEGVRA; translated from the coding sequence ATGCAGATCTTTAAGGATGCCCATCGGATTCTCGAACGGCGCGACCTCGCGCCGAAGGTCACGCTGTACCGCGTGCATGCTCCCAACGTGGCGGCGTCGCGCAAGGCGGGCCAGTTTGTGATCATCCGCGTCGCCGAAGGCGGGGAGCGGATCCCGCTCACGATCGCCGACGCCGATCCCGCCCAAGGCAGCATCACCCTGGTCGTGCAGGAGGTCGGCACCAGCACCGCGCGCCTCGCGGCGCTGAAAGAGGGCGACGTGATCGCCGACGTGGCCGGGCCGCTCGGATCTCCGACCCACATCGAGAACCTCACCACGGTCGTGTGCGTCGGCGGCGGTATCGGGATCGCTCCGGTGCACCCCATCGCGCAGGCCTACAAGGCGGCCGGCGCGCGCGTGATCTCGGTGCTGTGCGCGCGCACATCGGACTTGCTGTTCTTCCGCGACGAGATGGCCGCGGCATCCGACGAGGTGCGCGTCTACACCGACGACGGCTCGGAAGGAAAGAAGGGCCTCGCGACCGACGCGATCCGCGACCTGGTCGCTGAGTACGGCACGATCGATCAGGTGGTCGCGATCGGACCGGTCCCGATGATGAAGTTCGTGTCGCTCACCACCAAGGAACTGAACATCCCGACCGCGGTCAGCCTGAACCCCGTGATGGTGGACGGCACCGGGATGTGCGGCGGGTGCCGAGTTACAGTCGGCGGCCATGCGCGCTTCGTGTGTGTGGACGGTCCCGAGTTCGACGGCCACGAGGTGGACTTCGACGAGATGACAAGACGCCAGGCTCTCTACAAGGAAGAAGAAGCCGAGTCGTTGCAGCACTTCCACGCGTGTGCGTCCGAGGGGGTGCGCGCGTGA